Sequence from the Methanosarcina siciliae T4/M genome:
CTTTGCAGAGAAATATCCGAGTTCCCTGTAAGGTTTGGTTTTATACCCTACCATTGAGTCAAGGGTGCTTATGGCTTTAAAGGCGTAGGCAGCCACAAGCCCGAGTTCTCCGAAAAGGGCGTAATAGAAAATAGGGCTCAGTATGCCGTCCACATAGTTCTCTGATACCGACTCCACAACTGCCGAAGACATCTGGTTTTTTGTCAGTTTGGAGGTGTTCCGGCTTACATAGATCGGAAGGAGTTCCCTGACTTTCTCCAGCTGGTTCTCTTCAAGATGTTTATATATCTGCCTGGCAGGGCTCAGCAGACAGTTGATTGCAAAGGTGGCTTTCAGGAAGTAGGCTTCTATAAGGAGAGCTAAAAAACCAGGAATCCCCGGAAGGGCTGTAATATAGAGGACGGAATAGCCTAGCAAAGAAGCAAAAAAAACGCAGCAAAGAGCCATTGCAGTTCCGTAAAGTTTCCTGTGGGTTTTCGGGGCTGCATTTTTCAAAAAGTTGATTAATTTTCCAATCCAGACAACGGGATGAACAGCAGCGGGAGGTTCCCCGAAGACGACATCTATGCATGCGGCAAGCAGGAGTACCAGCGCAAGGTGCCCGCTGTCCGGGATGATCATAAGATAGGCTCCATCACTTTTTTCCAGGCTACTTTTACAAGTTCGTCCGTATCTCCTTCCTGCATAAGGCAGTCAAGGATTTTCTGGGCAATTTCCTTTTTATGGACAAGGTGACAGTCAACACAGCTCCAAACCTTGCCGCCTCTTGAGCTCTTGATCCATTTTCCCCCGGTTTTCTCGTTTTCACAGGGATAAAACGGGCAGAAGCAGAAGGTGCAGTTCTGGCCTTCAAAGTGGCAGGGGTAATATTCGCAGGTCTTTCTGCCTCCTATACCTTCTTCACTGGCTTTTTCGATCACGTGTTTCAGTTCGTTCTTTGCCTGTTCCCGCCCCCATTCGGTGATGATTTCCCCGATTGCAGCAATGAGCCTGTCGTTTTCTTTTTCGGTCCTGACCGCAACCCTTATGTGATCTTTTCCGATGCCGTGGAAAGAGGCGCAGTCCCGGACGAGGACTCCGCGGGCTGCAAGGCGCGCAGTCAATTCACTTGAGTTAAGCATGAATTTGCTTATATCGACAAAGATGAAGTTAACATTCACTTCCCCGGCTTCAAAGCCCCTTATCCTGTCAATTTTGGCTTTGAGCGTTTCCCCTTCTTT
This genomic interval carries:
- a CDS encoding cobalamin biosynthesis protein, with translation MIIPDSGHLALVLLLAACIDVVFGEPPAAVHPVVWIGKLINFLKNAAPKTHRKLYGTAMALCCVFFASLLGYSVLYITALPGIPGFLALLIEAYFLKATFAINCLLSPARQIYKHLEENQLEKVRELLPIYVSRNTSKLTKNQMSSAVVESVSENYVDGILSPIFYYALFGELGLVAAYAFKAISTLDSMVGYKTKPYRELGYFSAKSDDVLNWIPARISVIFILVAAVTVSLFSGKGRKINPFDSVKTALEDGMKTPSPNSGYPMAATAGALGIKLEKPDTYVLGASYPQTEVKDIKRVSQLIAIASGFSLVAFVAVIQITGIHLYL